From Syntrophaceae bacterium, one genomic window encodes:
- a CDS encoding ABC transporter ATP-binding protein → MKNGDSSPTHADSGKHLIALRGVTKIYGEGLASMQALRGIDLTIDEGEFAAIMGPSGSGKSTCMNILGCLDTPTAGSYTFKGLEVGSLTRNERALLRRHYQGFVFQGYNLLNRTSALENVELPLIYRGTPAHERRERALRALETVGLKGWEHHTPGELSGGQQQRVAIARAIVTGPSVLLADEPTGNLDSERSIEIMDLLTSLNSDQGITVIMITHESEMAVYAKRTIHFLDGLVSRDRRNGGN, encoded by the coding sequence ATGAAGAACGGCGATTCTTCCCCGACCCATGCGGATTCCGGGAAACACCTCATCGCGCTCCGGGGGGTGACGAAGATCTACGGGGAGGGCCTCGCCTCGATGCAGGCGCTCCGCGGGATCGACCTCACCATCGACGAGGGCGAGTTCGCGGCCATCATGGGACCGAGCGGATCGGGAAAATCCACCTGCATGAATATCCTGGGCTGCCTGGATACGCCGACGGCCGGATCCTATACCTTCAAGGGCCTCGAGGTCGGGAGCCTGACCCGCAACGAGCGCGCCCTCCTCCGCCGGCACTACCAGGGCTTCGTCTTCCAGGGCTACAACCTCCTGAACCGCACGTCGGCCCTGGAAAACGTGGAGCTTCCCCTGATTTACCGCGGAACCCCCGCCCACGAACGGCGGGAGCGCGCCCTCCGGGCACTGGAAACCGTGGGCCTCAAGGGATGGGAGCACCACACCCCCGGGGAGCTTTCCGGGGGGCAGCAGCAGCGGGTCGCCATCGCCCGGGCCATCGTAACCGGCCCGTCGGTGCTCCTGGCGGACGAGCCGACGGGGAACCTGGACTCGGAGCGCAGCATCGAGATCATGGATCTCCTCACCTCGCTGAACTCCGATCAGGGAATCACGGTGATCATGATCACCCACGAATCGGAAATGGCGGTCTACGCGAAGCGGACGATCCATTTCCTCGACGGCCTCGTCTCCCGGGACCGGCGGAACGGAGGGAACTGA
- a CDS encoding efflux transporter outer membrane subunit — translation MRIGILVIVLAMPAGCVTVGPDYRPPDLSAPAAWNNEVREGSGAAANVAGTADKWWSTLNDPELTSLIERAVAGNLDLKKARARVREARAQRGVAQAGYFPTLGATGSATRSRSSEETGTGATGVLYSAGFDAAWELDVFGGVRRSVEAADATLQATQESLHDVLVTLLAEVALNYTEVRTWQARIAAAEANLKAQEETFQLTSWRQQAGLSDDLAVRQARYNLESTRSQIPTLRTGLEEAQNRIAVLLGEQPGKVHGELSERKPIPVSSAGIALGVPAEALRNRPDVRKAERELAAQTAKIGVATADLYPKFKLNGSIGVDSTLIGRLFTSGTYSWSFGPQITWTLFDGGAIRRNIEAQTALQEQYWIAYEAAVLGALEEAENAIRAYVEEQIRRKSLIEATRAAEEAARLAKLKYQAGLTDFSTVLDAERSLLTFQDSLAQSEGAITSNLIKLYKALGGGWKSQVPDGTKPPKSGESK, via the coding sequence ATGCGGATCGGCATCCTGGTTATCGTTCTGGCGATGCCGGCCGGCTGCGTGACCGTGGGACCCGACTACAGGCCGCCCGACCTGTCCGCGCCTGCGGCCTGGAACAATGAAGTCCGGGAAGGAAGCGGCGCCGCGGCAAACGTCGCCGGGACGGCGGACAAATGGTGGAGCACCCTGAACGACCCGGAGCTGACCAGCCTGATCGAGCGGGCCGTTGCGGGCAATCTCGATCTGAAGAAGGCCCGGGCGCGTGTCCGCGAGGCCCGGGCGCAGCGGGGCGTCGCCCAGGCGGGATACTTCCCGACCCTCGGCGCCACAGGCTCCGCCACCCGGAGTCGGAGCAGCGAGGAGACCGGCACCGGAGCAACCGGCGTGCTTTATTCCGCGGGCTTCGACGCCGCCTGGGAGCTGGACGTCTTCGGCGGCGTGCGCCGTTCCGTGGAGGCGGCGGACGCCACCCTGCAGGCGACGCAGGAAAGCCTGCACGACGTCCTCGTCACGCTGCTGGCCGAGGTGGCCCTGAACTACACGGAAGTCCGGACCTGGCAGGCCCGGATCGCCGCGGCGGAGGCCAACCTGAAGGCCCAGGAGGAGACCTTTCAATTGACCTCCTGGCGGCAGCAGGCGGGGCTCAGCGACGACCTGGCGGTCCGGCAGGCCCGCTACAACCTCGAAAGCACCCGCTCCCAGATCCCGACCCTCCGCACCGGCCTGGAGGAGGCGCAGAACCGCATCGCCGTGCTCCTGGGAGAGCAGCCAGGCAAGGTGCACGGGGAGCTGAGCGAGCGGAAGCCTATCCCCGTCTCATCCGCCGGGATCGCCCTCGGCGTGCCCGCCGAAGCCCTGCGGAACCGCCCCGACGTGCGGAAAGCCGAGCGCGAACTGGCGGCCCAGACGGCAAAGATCGGAGTGGCCACGGCCGACCTATATCCCAAGTTCAAGCTGAACGGCTCCATCGGTGTGGATTCCACCCTCATCGGCCGGCTCTTCACCTCGGGCACCTACAGCTGGAGCTTCGGCCCCCAGATCACCTGGACGCTCTTCGACGGAGGAGCGATCCGCCGGAACATCGAGGCGCAGACGGCCCTGCAGGAGCAATACTGGATCGCCTATGAAGCCGCCGTGCTGGGCGCCTTGGAGGAGGCGGAAAACGCCATCCGGGCCTATGTGGAGGAGCAGATCCGCCGGAAGTCCCTGATCGAGGCGACCCGGGCGGCCGAAGAGGCCGCCCGGCTGGCGAAGCTCAAGTACCAGGCGGGCCTGACGGATTTCAGCACCGTGCTGGATGCCGAGCGGTCCCTCCTGACCTTCCAGGACAGCCTGGCCCAGAGCGAAGGGGCCATCACGTCCAACCTCATCAAACTTTACAAAGCCCTTGGCGGCGGCTGGAAATCACAGGTCCCCGACGGGACGAAGCCGCCGAAGAGCGGAGAGAGCAAATGA
- a CDS encoding PAS domain S-box protein, translating to MMIHRKWFQATPGFTDDPGMMRTASVLNRTLLIFSILMGIGFIAALVFFEPKMGATLAILVMLAATVAAKLLMQVGKIRQAGIVAVTVGWLTFACIVLVDGGLNSINACFFISMTIVAGLLLGTRAATFFAGVGIVTGLVLALLDHFSYLPYRYFVDTPLGDWSILVFALVLASSTLNLALRERDSALGIAEQQLSEHRKTEEALRRSEEKYRLIAENSAELITVTDMNLHFTYISPSITRTHGFTIEEAMNRSLDQYMTPESMQVLMTALEEEMKREAEGNVDPSRTRVFEVEEYRKDGSTIWLESSMSGLRDKDDKLVGILTVSRDITERKRMEKALQESEELYRTSLESSSDGIAIVHEGRYVYVNQPFLDKIGRRRDEIVGKTRGKFIHPDDQAAFMDYVDKITRGLPTPKQVEIRVLLPDGTFINAEVSMVRVTYKGNRCNLAYLRDITDRKRAEAEHLKVQKLESVGTLAAGIAHDFNNLLAVIQGYIELLKMDIPPGEKVQNRLRATEKAISQATELTNRLLVFSKGGEPVKQVLDVSDLIKDAVLRILGASPVEKRFHLDRDLWPVEVDERQIHQVIRNLAINAAEAMPEGGRLAIRAENTMVKVQDKLPIRPGAYIRISVEDTGKGIPTDELPLIFDPYFSTKQRGAQKGMGLGLSVCHSVVTKHNGCITLESKEGRGSTFRVYLPAAVSVTLPSDERPPEGLSGAKGRILVMDDEAMIRDMLKELLTAMGYEVETTSDGLAAIDLYIRATESQRPYRMVILDLMVPGGLGGEPTMERLRAIDPGVRGIILSGYSDDPVIQDYAQYGFVEALTKPFSLKALQDVLEKHP from the coding sequence ATGATGATCCATCGTAAGTGGTTCCAGGCAACTCCAGGCTTCACCGATGATCCAGGCATGATGCGGACGGCCAGTGTGCTGAACCGCACCCTCCTGATTTTTTCCATCCTGATGGGAATCGGATTCATTGCCGCCCTCGTATTTTTCGAGCCGAAAATGGGCGCAACCCTCGCCATCCTGGTGATGTTGGCGGCAACCGTTGCCGCCAAACTGCTGATGCAGGTCGGAAAGATCAGGCAGGCCGGCATCGTCGCCGTGACCGTGGGCTGGCTGACCTTTGCCTGTATTGTTCTGGTGGATGGCGGGCTGAACAGCATCAATGCCTGTTTTTTCATTTCCATGACGATTGTCGCCGGCCTGCTCCTCGGAACACGGGCCGCCACCTTTTTCGCGGGTGTGGGCATCGTGACGGGCCTTGTGCTGGCCCTGCTGGACCATTTCAGTTATCTCCCTTACCGCTACTTTGTGGATACCCCCCTTGGTGACTGGTCGATCCTGGTCTTTGCCCTGGTTCTGGCATCCAGCACGCTGAATCTGGCGCTCCGTGAAAGGGACAGTGCTCTCGGCATCGCGGAGCAGCAGCTTTCCGAGCATAGAAAAACGGAAGAAGCCCTGCGCCGGAGTGAAGAAAAATACCGCCTGATTGCGGAAAACTCGGCGGAGCTTATTACCGTTACGGACATGAATCTCCACTTTACCTACATCAGTCCGTCCATCACGCGCACGCACGGATTCACCATCGAAGAGGCCATGAACAGGTCCCTGGATCAATATATGACCCCCGAATCCATGCAGGTGCTGATGACGGCCCTTGAGGAAGAGATGAAACGGGAAGCCGAGGGGAACGTCGATCCGTCGAGAACCCGGGTTTTTGAAGTGGAGGAATACAGAAAAGACGGATCCACCATCTGGCTGGAAAGCAGCATGTCCGGTCTGCGCGACAAAGATGACAAACTGGTCGGGATCCTCACGGTGAGCCGGGACATCACCGAACGCAAGCGCATGGAGAAGGCGCTTCAGGAGAGCGAGGAACTCTATCGGACGTCCCTGGAAAGCTCCAGCGACGGCATCGCCATTGTCCATGAAGGCCGGTACGTTTATGTCAATCAACCGTTTCTGGACAAGATCGGCCGGAGAAGAGACGAGATCGTGGGCAAGACCAGGGGCAAGTTTATCCACCCTGACGACCAGGCCGCTTTCATGGACTATGTCGACAAGATCACGCGGGGGTTGCCGACACCAAAACAGGTTGAGATAAGGGTTCTTCTGCCGGACGGCACCTTTATCAACGCGGAAGTATCCATGGTCAGGGTGACCTACAAGGGCAACCGGTGCAATCTGGCCTACCTGCGGGACATCACCGACCGCAAACGCGCGGAAGCCGAGCATCTGAAAGTCCAGAAGCTGGAGTCCGTCGGCACGCTGGCAGCTGGAATCGCCCACGATTTCAACAACCTCTTGGCCGTGATCCAGGGGTACATCGAGCTGTTGAAGATGGACATCCCTCCGGGGGAGAAGGTTCAAAACAGGCTGAGGGCAACGGAGAAGGCCATCAGCCAGGCAACGGAACTGACCAATCGTCTGCTCGTTTTTTCCAAGGGAGGGGAGCCGGTCAAGCAGGTTCTTGACGTCAGTGATCTCATTAAAGACGCCGTATTGAGAATTCTCGGCGCGTCACCCGTGGAAAAGAGGTTCCACCTGGATCGTGATCTCTGGCCTGTCGAGGTCGATGAAAGGCAGATCCACCAAGTCATCAGAAACCTGGCAATCAACGCCGCCGAAGCGATGCCTGAAGGGGGAAGGCTGGCGATCCGGGCTGAGAACACGATGGTCAAGGTACAGGATAAACTGCCGATCCGGCCGGGGGCATATATCAGGATATCCGTGGAAGATACCGGAAAAGGCATCCCGACGGACGAACTGCCGCTTATTTTCGATCCCTATTTTTCGACGAAACAGAGGGGAGCACAAAAGGGGATGGGGCTTGGCCTGTCCGTCTGCCACTCGGTGGTCACCAAGCACAACGGCTGCATCACCCTGGAGTCAAAGGAGGGAAGGGGGAGCACGTTCCGTGTTTACCTTCCCGCGGCTGTCAGCGTAACGCTTCCGTCCGACGAGCGGCCTCCGGAAGGGCTGTCGGGCGCGAAGGGACGCATTCTGGTCATGGATGACGAGGCCATGATCCGGGACATGTTGAAGGAGCTATTGACGGCGATGGGCTATGAGGTGGAGACAACCAGCGACGGCCTCGCGGCGATCGATCTGTATATCAGGGCCACCGAATCTCAACGGCCATACAGGATGGTCATTCTCGATCTGATGGTCCCGGGAGGGTTGGGCGGAGAACCGACGATGGAAAGGCTTCGGGCGATCGATCCCGGCGTCAGGGGCATCATCCTCAGCGGCTACAGCGATGATCCGGTCATCCAGGATTACGCACAGTACGGCTTTGTGGAGGCGCTGACGAAACCTTTCTCCCTGAAGGCATTGCAGGACGTCCTGGAGAAGCACCCGTAG
- a CDS encoding polysaccharide deacetylase family protein produces MMTVVQCWDDGVTTDGRLIDILRRYGAKATFNLSAGLHEKNRTLSFVHEGTEVRRLGRDEMREVYDGFTIANHSLTHPRLDQMPVEAARYEIVEGRSRLQQFFGQPVLGFAYPFGAYSESVMDLVREAGHVYARTDRGVDDPFPPENAMSFHPSCHFLAPDLRLRYEKAKERGVFYFWGHSYELTTEAMWGSFEETIRRISADPGSCWGELADLFKRGD; encoded by the coding sequence ATGATGACCGTGGTGCAGTGCTGGGATGACGGCGTGACGACGGACGGGCGGCTCATCGACATCCTTCGGCGGTACGGGGCGAAGGCGACCTTCAACCTCAGCGCCGGTCTGCATGAGAAAAACCGCACGTTGAGCTTTGTTCACGAGGGAACGGAAGTCCGGCGGCTCGGCCGGGATGAAATGAGAGAAGTCTATGACGGCTTCACGATCGCCAACCACAGCCTGACGCACCCCCGTCTCGACCAGATGCCGGTCGAGGCCGCACGGTACGAAATCGTGGAAGGCCGCAGCCGCCTTCAACAGTTTTTCGGGCAGCCGGTGCTCGGATTTGCCTATCCCTTCGGCGCGTACAGCGAATCGGTCATGGACCTGGTCCGTGAGGCGGGGCACGTCTACGCGAGGACGGACCGCGGGGTCGATGATCCGTTCCCCCCGGAAAACGCCATGTCGTTCCACCCCTCCTGCCATTTTCTCGCCCCCGACCTGCGGTTGCGCTACGAAAAAGCAAAGGAGCGCGGCGTCTTCTACTTCTGGGGGCACTCCTACGAACTGACCACGGAAGCCATGTGGGGCTCCTTTGAGGAAACGATCCGGCGGATCAGCGCCGATCCCGGTTCCTGCTGGGGTGAACTCGCGGATCTGTTTAAGCGAGGAGATTAA
- a CDS encoding HAMP domain-containing protein has product MKIGITQRLFFTILAATGLAILILYGIMRWNIDRGFYQYLATQDQGRVEQMAESLGQAYAGHGSWDFLKDSRGVWMGLTLRTASGNGLALTQEQMRQWGKEGEEKGGSSGPLVILDAERRPVFGSPAGEGEISFRPVVHEGRTVGYVGLHAPQRFLHPVQARFLSRQRLALALAAAGILFAVVLVALPLANRLVRPVRAMAAATHDLASGNYATRVPVSSSDELGRLAGDFNAMALTLEMNEKARRQWLADISHELRTPLTVLQGEIEALLDGIRTVTPETIRSLHAETMRLNRLVNDLYQLSLSDLGTLSYHKEDLDPAAVLRDSVESFRSEFARKSIRLETDVPERTDGTVFADPERLSQLFANLLDNSLKYTDAGGTLAVRLSGVSGEATIEFEDSAPGVPEEALSRLFDRLYRVEGSRARESGGAGLGLAICKNIVEAHAGTITAQASPRGGILIRIVLPAAGKFS; this is encoded by the coding sequence ATGAAGATCGGCATCACCCAGCGCCTGTTTTTCACGATTCTGGCCGCCACGGGCCTCGCCATCCTGATCCTGTACGGGATCATGCGGTGGAACATCGACCGGGGCTTCTACCAGTACCTCGCCACGCAGGACCAGGGCAGGGTGGAGCAGATGGCTGAAAGCCTGGGACAGGCCTACGCCGGGCATGGGAGCTGGGACTTCCTGAAGGACAGCCGGGGCGTCTGGATGGGGCTCACCCTGCGCACCGCCTCGGGGAACGGGCTTGCGCTCACCCAGGAGCAGATGAGGCAATGGGGGAAAGAAGGTGAAGAGAAGGGTGGTTCGTCCGGCCCCCTCGTGATCCTGGATGCCGAACGGAGGCCGGTCTTCGGGTCGCCCGCCGGGGAGGGAGAGATCAGCTTCCGGCCCGTCGTTCACGAGGGCCGGACCGTGGGCTACGTGGGCCTGCATGCGCCCCAGCGGTTCCTGCATCCGGTCCAGGCCCGGTTTCTCAGCCGGCAGCGGCTGGCCCTGGCCCTCGCCGCCGCGGGCATCCTGTTCGCCGTTGTCCTGGTAGCCCTTCCGCTAGCAAACCGCCTGGTCCGGCCGGTCCGGGCCATGGCCGCGGCCACCCACGATCTGGCCTCGGGAAACTATGCCACCCGGGTGCCCGTGTCTTCTTCGGACGAACTGGGCCGTCTCGCCGGCGACTTCAACGCCATGGCCCTGACGCTCGAGATGAATGAAAAGGCCCGCCGCCAGTGGCTGGCCGACATCTCCCACGAACTCAGGACGCCCCTGACGGTCCTGCAGGGGGAGATCGAGGCGCTCCTGGACGGAATCCGCACTGTCACCCCGGAGACGATCCGTTCCCTCCACGCGGAGACGATGCGGCTGAACCGCCTCGTGAACGACCTGTACCAGCTTTCCCTCTCCGACCTCGGCACGCTGAGCTACCACAAGGAGGACCTGGATCCGGCCGCGGTCCTCCGGGATTCCGTCGAGTCCTTCCGTTCGGAATTCGCCCGCAAGTCCATCCGGCTCGAAACGGACGTCCCGGAGCGGACGGACGGAACGGTATTCGCCGATCCGGAGCGCCTGAGCCAGCTTTTCGCCAACCTGCTGGACAATTCCCTGAAATACACCGATGCCGGGGGAACGCTGGCCGTCCGCCTGAGCGGCGTAAGCGGGGAGGCGACAATCGAGTTCGAGGACTCCGCCCCGGGGGTTCCCGAGGAGGCCCTGAGCCGCCTCTTCGACCGCCTGTACCGCGTGGAAGGCTCCCGGGCCCGGGAATCGGGCGGTGCCGGGCTGGGACTTGCGATCTGCAAGAACATCGTGGAGGCCCATGCGGGAACAATCACGGCGCAGGCGTCCCCCCGGGGAGGGATCCTGATCCGGATCGTCCTGCCGGCCGCGGGGAAATTCTCATGA
- a CDS encoding FtsX-like permease family protein, producing MLWNTILLSLRAIRRNVMRSFLTTLGIVIGVAAVITMVTIGGGATAQVGEQIASMGSNLLMVTPGKRLGPGQSSSTVLFKEADAEAIAREVPSVAAVAPVSSQSVKAIFSNQNWTTQVTGSDNQYFRVTNRTIGAGRSFNDSETRSGAAICVIGETVRKKLYGGQEALGEKLRLEKLSCEIIGVLNAKGQSTMGMDQDDIVVIPLRTLQRRISGSQDVAMIQVSVRDGESTEKAQQSIVRLMRERRHLAASDDDNFTVMDMKEIAKMLTGTTQLLTALLGAVAAVSLLVGGIGIMNIMLVSVTERTREIGVRLAIGALEREVLLQFLVEAVVLSSLGGIIGIILALAASVWLAGVLHVPFIFNGTIVLVAFLFSAMVGVVFGYFPALKAARMDPIEALRHE from the coding sequence ATGCTCTGGAACACGATTCTCCTCTCCCTCCGGGCGATCCGGCGAAACGTCATGCGCTCGTTCCTGACGACCCTGGGAATCGTCATCGGCGTGGCCGCGGTCATCACGATGGTGACCATCGGCGGCGGGGCGACCGCCCAGGTCGGCGAGCAGATCGCCAGCATGGGGAGCAACCTCCTGATGGTCACCCCCGGGAAGAGGCTCGGCCCTGGCCAGTCCTCGAGCACCGTGCTCTTCAAGGAGGCCGACGCAGAGGCCATCGCCAGGGAGGTCCCCTCGGTCGCCGCCGTGGCGCCGGTCTCCTCCCAGTCGGTCAAGGCGATCTTCAGCAACCAGAACTGGACGACCCAGGTGACGGGCAGCGACAACCAGTACTTCCGGGTGACGAACCGCACCATCGGGGCGGGCCGGTCCTTCAACGACAGCGAAACCCGGAGCGGGGCGGCGATCTGCGTCATCGGGGAAACGGTGCGTAAGAAGCTCTATGGCGGGCAGGAGGCCCTGGGGGAAAAGCTCCGCCTGGAGAAGCTCTCCTGTGAGATCATCGGGGTTCTGAACGCCAAGGGCCAGAGCACCATGGGCATGGACCAGGACGACATCGTGGTCATTCCGCTCCGGACCCTGCAGCGGCGGATCTCCGGCAGCCAGGACGTCGCCATGATCCAGGTCTCGGTCCGGGACGGCGAATCCACGGAGAAGGCCCAGCAGAGCATCGTCCGCCTGATGCGGGAGAGGCGGCACCTGGCGGCGAGCGACGACGACAACTTCACCGTCATGGACATGAAGGAGATCGCCAAGATGCTGACCGGGACGACCCAGCTCCTGACGGCGCTTCTCGGGGCCGTGGCCGCCGTCAGCCTGCTGGTGGGCGGCATCGGGATCATGAACATCATGCTGGTGTCGGTCACCGAGCGCACCCGCGAGATCGGTGTCCGCCTCGCCATCGGCGCGCTGGAGCGGGAGGTTCTGTTGCAGTTCCTGGTGGAGGCGGTGGTGCTTTCCTCCCTGGGCGGCATCATCGGCATCATCCTGGCCCTTGCCGCCTCCGTCTGGCTGGCGGGGGTCCTGCACGTGCCCTTCATCTTCAACGGCACGATCGTCCTGGTCGCGTTCCTGTTCTCGGCGATGGTCGGGGTGGTCTTCGGATATTTTCCGGCCCTCAAGGCCGCCCGGATGGACCCGATCGAGGCCCTGCGCCACGAATGA
- a CDS encoding efflux RND transporter periplasmic adaptor subunit, with protein MNEKNQSLSDIEKTIRGGSPSGPLARHKKKILIAAAVLVLVILVVALLCVRGSSSKATRYQTEPVRQGNLTVIVTATGTLKPTNTVEVGSELSGTIRSVEVDYNSRVRVGQVLARMDTTKLEATIAQLKAALESAKAKALQAKATVLETQAKLAQYREVSKLSDGKVPSKLEMDAAEAAFERARADAASADAAVSQARAALQASETDLSKATIKSPINGIVLTRSIEPGQTVAASMTTPVLFTLAEDLTKMDLHVNVDEADIGKVLEGQKATFTVAAYAGRTFEARITQARYGSSTTSGVVTYETVLKVDNADLSLRPGMTATADIIVKKIDNAILIPSAALRFTPPQQPEAKSSTGLVGALLPRPPSSGGQKSVETAGKQQRVWILKDNQPGAVSVTVGAANGSLTEVTSGDLQPGASVIVDTLGGTK; from the coding sequence ATGAACGAGAAAAATCAATCCCTGTCGGACATCGAAAAGACCATCCGGGGGGGCTCACCGAGCGGGCCTCTCGCGCGTCACAAGAAAAAGATTCTGATCGCAGCGGCGGTCCTGGTGCTCGTGATCCTGGTCGTCGCATTGCTCTGTGTACGCGGCAGCTCGTCCAAGGCGACGCGATACCAGACCGAACCGGTCCGGCAGGGCAACCTTACCGTCATCGTGACCGCGACGGGCACCCTCAAGCCGACGAACACCGTCGAGGTAGGCAGCGAGCTCTCCGGCACCATCCGGAGCGTCGAGGTGGACTACAACAGCCGCGTCCGGGTCGGGCAGGTGCTGGCCCGGATGGACACGACGAAGCTTGAGGCCACCATCGCCCAGCTGAAGGCCGCCCTGGAATCGGCGAAGGCCAAGGCACTCCAGGCGAAGGCGACGGTCCTGGAAACGCAGGCCAAGCTCGCCCAGTACCGGGAGGTGTCGAAGCTGAGCGACGGGAAGGTGCCGTCGAAGCTGGAAATGGACGCGGCGGAGGCGGCCTTCGAGCGCGCCCGGGCCGACGCGGCCAGCGCCGACGCGGCCGTGTCCCAAGCCCGGGCCGCGCTCCAGGCCAGCGAAACCGACCTCTCCAAGGCGACCATCAAGTCGCCCATCAACGGCATCGTCCTCACCCGGAGCATCGAGCCAGGACAGACCGTGGCCGCCTCGATGACGACCCCGGTGCTCTTCACGCTGGCGGAGGACCTGACCAAGATGGACCTGCACGTGAACGTGGACGAGGCGGACATTGGAAAGGTGCTGGAGGGGCAGAAGGCGACGTTCACCGTCGCCGCCTATGCCGGCCGGACGTTCGAGGCGCGGATCACCCAGGCACGCTACGGATCTTCCACCACGTCGGGGGTCGTCACCTACGAAACCGTGCTCAAGGTCGACAACGCGGACCTCTCTCTCCGCCCGGGCATGACGGCCACCGCAGACATCATCGTCAAGAAGATCGACAACGCCATCCTGATACCCAGCGCCGCACTCCGCTTCACCCCGCCCCAGCAGCCGGAGGCAAAATCCTCCACGGGCCTGGTGGGCGCGCTGCTTCCCCGCCCGCCCAGTTCCGGCGGACAGAAGAGCGTGGAGACCGCCGGAAAGCAACAGCGGGTCTGGATATTGAAGGACAACCAGCCGGGAGCCGTATCGGTGACGGTCGGGGCCGCGAACGGGAGCTTGACGGAGGTCACCTCCGGCGATCTCCAGCCCGGTGCATCCGTCATTGTCGACACCCTGGGGGGAACGAAATGA
- a CDS encoding response regulator has product MSGSILIVEDEPKLASLLADYLRAAGFEPSCLGNGLEVVPRVREREPDLILLDLMLPGRDGLEICREIRTFSAVPVIMVTARIEEIDRLLGLELGADDYICKPFSPREVVARVKAVLRRARDGGADEAAAGLVLDEFRYRAVLNGRDLELTAVEFKLLQLLAAHPGRIYRRGQLMDRIYPDPRSVSDRTIDSHVKKLRRKIEAADPESRIIHSVYGVGYKFEAE; this is encoded by the coding sequence ATGAGCGGGAGCATTCTCATCGTCGAGGACGAGCCGAAACTGGCAAGCCTGCTGGCCGACTATCTCCGTGCGGCGGGTTTCGAGCCGTCCTGCCTCGGAAACGGCCTGGAGGTCGTGCCCCGGGTCAGGGAGCGGGAGCCGGATCTGATCCTGCTCGACCTGATGCTGCCGGGCCGCGACGGCCTGGAGATCTGCCGGGAGATCCGAACCTTTTCCGCCGTACCGGTCATCATGGTGACGGCCCGGATCGAGGAGATCGACCGCCTGCTGGGGCTGGAACTCGGGGCCGACGACTACATCTGCAAGCCCTTCAGTCCAAGGGAGGTAGTGGCCAGGGTCAAGGCGGTCCTCCGCCGCGCCCGCGACGGAGGAGCCGACGAGGCGGCGGCGGGGCTCGTCCTGGACGAGTTTCGCTACCGGGCCGTCCTGAACGGACGCGACCTGGAGCTGACCGCCGTGGAGTTCAAGCTGCTCCAGCTCCTGGCCGCCCACCCGGGGCGCATCTACCGGCGCGGGCAGCTCATGGACCGGATCTACCCGGATCCGCGCAGCGTCAGCGACCGGACCATCGACAGCCACGTCAAGAAGCTCCGGAGAAAGATCGAGGCGGCCGACCCGGAGTCCCGGATCATTCACTCGGTCTACGGCGTCGGGTACAAGTTCGAGGCCGAGTGA